A region of Toxotes jaculatrix isolate fToxJac2 chromosome 23, fToxJac2.pri, whole genome shotgun sequence DNA encodes the following proteins:
- the LOC121177191 gene encoding uncharacterized protein LOC121177191 isoform X1, producing the protein MSHPLYNPYTPSGNQSSSQGQYGLSSIQAERDPQRAAPHLGTGSSFSSSGTSSAAPASSGRMIPSLLAQPVSHRPEQSRAVRDEDLERSVDMHISRAREEVRYLSKPAHQPVDEGTRFTSSRDEFLSPGTGMTSYSMSSTSASLGHRHSDVESGSSSLDWLPNYKRSTADDSPKFYPSSASSSYTASGDGRFNASSERERDRQSIPGLGDYDYPMPDKPAAPPESSRPKYTSESAANILLHFGLEKEDLEHLISYPEDQITPANLPFILRQIRIQKAKRATTADQPKPYPESQPTRSVSGMDSFSSSGRAGMREEDITPSVRQPSKVIDYGHTGKYTVGVVDEIGRTSGRRANSGGSGSMLLVDTYSSSSHSQEPLQKDTTELKSGALGSSRDQGSSSYGSVRSSVAPPSTDPPKRLQTESNQTSQTILGSFSMAKKGPDVRVFKSEASKPLPSIKPETNNQSTSKTQPSSSRFHRVHPGRPGLVLIGSSDASGTKDQSKTQGKESTVAEQVKKQQAQQQQTPQQQKQQQQMQQMQQNQQQQKQQNQQQQKQHMQQMQQQQTQQQKKQQHMQQTQQQQPVSQMGQALCPPIFSAAQPVALASLLSSNMDASLAVQRSMFVPGDPRSLIIPRIPPQPILSPLNFMRMSQMPSSTQHQAKSPLSKGQPTPAMMHDYAAATPKVFPHTCSLCYKEFTHLKDWIAHQNTSLHLESCKLLRAQYPEWDGEIVLGPSAAGKDAKPSPSASAQTAQHRHQKTRHGSRSRSRSRSRSHSPRRHRGSESRREKRSRSRSPHSSRYTRGSRSRSRSPRYDRHSSSLSASPRRHHGSESRREKRSRSRSPHSSRYTRSSRSRSRSPRYDRPTSSRYRSRSRSYERRASPRRRDEKRSSSQRSEERRSSPRRSRERRSSPRRGDERRSSPRRSRESRSSTEGSSPQRMRSSSAGRLAKKLLEKSAVQSLPKGSDLEAVVKTLAPALLAELAKIKSSSSSSSSSSPKGGKHPQSSSSSGGKSSSSAAPSSSSSSSGAKKKESTTGSFKAKPSPQKSKASASPKVAKSSPPTMVKLEGIRSSLSHNDVVAVVEQFGKTKSVVLFRSKLEAIVCFEKEEDAKKLKSVKSFDMKGMPVTVVREKDADSKEQKKSPQKKPASSEVSTPQTAKSTTAAATPKTDPLPAALSSSSKNTSKKNTTGKQAKTAAKGSGKGSTGVTKGKAKMVKSKEQQKETAKVDNSENTTVAEPTKGSEMGTDAQKPKTAVDNLAAAEAVTEEKGEETAAINVPETSESKELGSKAQESAAVPEDTATVVETGNAAVSAEVDVEANEAKDAEPMEAGEVEAEVKQPMEVESGAEGEPTQAVPDKPSESQPPTSSHETVQNAEAVPRPLDTDTKSPQNPIKTPETSVKASVQVQHSTQPEPESTAQGLETKRDSSQVQQQAASRSAAAALQTELTVKGMEKIIQKGDPVSDVKTQRNPASAEDTSSAVGSVSAVSPEVPASTKTKQTAVAASEQQPAAATSSSATAADLTVGEMVEKHLHPNSITCLKSETCFLPKFMALGKKQLIITNLPKYQDGLYTEEDLAKLFIPFGFRYRNDLLDFIFVVPQARMAFVVMPTVMDVQNIMRDVRKKRFILKKSRLRLRVVDSGVTMSPLGFYKSLMKRMSSPVVDDGERTIFIKNISPGEARDLRENLRKIEFVRNYLPLLNKVYIEFESIRDADRLGVWYSLLNRAPGHSVYRLKTPHSGCTSLPPRLPANAMPDSKDAVAGATVPSTEFGVPEGSVSPFWVMMTAVPFVFPTMSPWFRIPEYLTVRGHDDIARASRQGSEFHTVMLTGLPEGNYRHEDVARLVWTYFPKQNLHSLYYNVTVLTLQRRAFVHFSDWAACCSFAQDHIRNPVSVRGSILKLHFVLQHMYPESREELMYKTLMKWSNARVPDVESLEERLLCVEISGTTVDVVKMVMEVVASIAPFVSFLPLANRICVEMADSSGVTQVVENYNTFSPGSLSKRTTWSKVQRFESLKSLKKRLEDSSETTINLELGTVDAEVISEPVTAGPSADVTMKEEDNEKMRAEIAMDSTIAPKANEDVEKAGVNREQGPPTILKNTADGNSVPAASSLTLSATSQVKSDDNAAELVRIDEDVFRVLTAAVRQHRLTRESRTCSEEKESPSTSNTSSRGVSYRETPQTKRLIPSLFSIQDQDDFTDDTVSSDAYLFDEHNFNMEDFVTIDEVGDDVGDRSPDHQSSSSSEQSSREKKERQRSDSSSSAKQTSTRSLKDSKSSSFSSSSSFKSTKDSVKSSSSSKSTSVSTKQPKDSSVAPKSLPKSSSSASVRKPSASSSSVSPETSTSPHQKTQQSKTKPPARASSASSSSCRTRSSSTAREREKMASAAAVESSHPQPHGEEAKASESAVAESGHRVSAEGIAVKTGESETKIETSSEMHPPAQAQSLEIDFKDNALEDLETSKEGRKDDVDKHDDAENFQIIDSLDDQSDEHMDDGNQAGSSETQLPEPEKGQGLHEETFQVNKEGKTCPEECSNKEVSTSLQVEDSATDDQAAAGQEGGSLSEDYGKEEVRGKSISAESCKTSTNVEKADEQILNDDRDVTEQETFEILDSVDDQMATEEENQKPETPGDQMSKEDMRCTEEEEDTYQVIDSVEDQPTATESEADDKEKRTKKVEVAARKDERSSRRSGLRTRASKSEEKEKSPKKQDRAFKKYETRTKTDATAGVSKKDKDLTEDMVYEVVDSIEDEPVQDTDATEKSGRRRSARGKKEDKMTLKLPEASEKPGGDEEASYEILDSVEDEAVTGEPTIITRPTRGRGERPTKKDASSEKTKKDGTPTRRHTPARESPKKEQKAAPKESTPTKKSDSVVREVSEDDATYEILDSVEDEVVKDDRPATGGKGKRGRPKKTKKDTATLKKGDKDGPEKVAHEEDVTYQILDAVEDEMVDDHPPTGLSTSARKEKQAKRSAPLTASPKNEEEEEEEPMYQIVDSLEDDEEVSKRVMKERSKTKDDTCPKEEAPALKEDIPAHSTASVEPSERAGDLEDVDPSAEEESGMGKKGRSPKTDVKKECKSTTKPRSDTATPAGVKNQKSPKKNDSASALVNLDEVSEEEEDYPDDTAEEEELRKRQAAAKEKQLAKEREKEQEERRTREREDRERRSRSSSSSSSGGGTRKAKERGREREEKEEVDTREMVTLDEVGADDVGEERAAQDGEWDGEMTEGELQALVTLDEIVEEEEEGKARPPSKEDESVDSLNPETLVTLDEAGGDDEEKMGENEAEKRSAKRKHHDDAEESVNFVTVDEVGEVEEEEEKEATVTRGRAKRRTRQTPVRKSTRGKKVGAKDERVEEKEPAVFDGKPPASLDASSSSDKDPSTLSRDIQREVEGASRADVDATPAGSDLQPEHPERQSQDGCVEEGEEDKEGWSRADIKAVSKRKTELVGPEAKRSRSQSPCVAADFKLPPFNPNNPLGQEFVVPKSGFFCNLCCVFYLNESTAKDLHCSSQRHYDNLQKHYQKLQKKPPRSSTHSSQGSVSD; encoded by the exons ATGTCTCACCCCCTGTATAACCCCTATACTCCCTCTGGGAACCAGAGTTCCTCCCAGGGACAATATGGACTTTCCAGTATTCAGGCAGAGAGGGACCCTCAGAGGGCAGCTCCTCATCTTGGAACTGGTTCCAGCTTCAGCTCTTCTGGTACTTCTTCTGCGGCCCCTGCCAGCTCTGGGCGAATGATCCCGTCGCTGCTGGCTCAGCCAGTGAGCCACAGGCCTGAACAGAGTAGAGCCGTAAGAGATGAGGACTTAGAGAGGTCTGTAGATATGCATATTAGCAGAGCCAGAGAGGAAGTGAGGTACCTTAGCAAACCAGCGCATCAGCCTGTAGACGAGGGCACTCGCTTTACTAGCTCAAGAGATGAGTTTCTCTCCCCAGGCACAGGGATGACCTCCTATTCGATGTCCTCAACCTCTGCCTCTCTGGGACATAGACACTCTGATGTTGAAAGTGGCAGTAGCTCCTTGGACTGGTTGCCAAACTACAAAAGGTCAACTGCTGATGATTCCCCTAAATTTTATCCATCGTCTGCTTCATCTAGCTATACCGCCAGCGGAGACGGTAGGTTTAATGCCTCCAGTGAAAGAGAACGTGATAGGCAGTCCATTCCAGGGTTAGGTGATTATGACTATCCAATGCCTGACAAACCTGCGGCCCCTCCTGAGTCAAGTCGCCCTAAGTATACTTCCGAATCAGCTGCTAACATCCTTTTGCACTTTGGACTTGAAAAAGAGGACTTGGAACATCTCATCTCTTACCCTGAAGACCAGATCACCCCCGCCAACCTGCCGTTCATCCTGCGCCAAATCCGCATTCAGAAGGCCAAGAGAGCTACAACTGCAGACCAGCCAAAACCCTACCCTGAATCTCAGCCCACCAGAAGTGTGAGTGGCATGGACAGTTTCAGCAGTTCTGGAAGGGCAGGAATGCGTGAGGAGGACATTACTCCATCAGTTCGCCAGCCCAGTAAAGTGATTGACTATGGCCATACTGGCAAATACACTGTAGGGGTTGTGGATGAGATTGGAAGGACCAGTGGCAGAAGAGCCAACAGTGGTGGAAGTGGCAGCATGCTGCTGGTGGACACTTACAGTAGTAGCAGCCACAGTCAAGAACCGCTGCAAAAAGATACGACAGAGTTGAAAAGCGGCGCCTTGGGTTCTTCACGTGACCAGGGTAGCTCTTCGTACGGTTCAGTACGGAGCTCTGTAGCTCCTCCAAGCACTGATCCTCCTAAACGATTGCAGACCGAATCAAACCAGACTTCTCAAACAATCCTCGGCTCTTTTTCTATGGCGAAGAAAGGCCCAGACGTAAGAGTCTTCAAGTCTGAAGCCTCCAAACCGCTTCCTTCGATAAAaccagagacaaacaaccagtCAACGTCGAAAACCCAGCCTTCCAGCAGTCGGTTCCACCGTGTGCATCCTGGCCGACCTGGGCTTGTGCTCATTGGCAGCAGTGATGCCAGCGGCACTAAGGATCAGAGTAAAACTCAAGGAAAAGAGTCAACAGTTGCTGAGCAGGTGAAAAAGCAGCAGGCGCAGCAGCAACAGACGCCGCagcaacagaagcagcagcaacagatgcAGCAGATGCAACAGAATCAGCAGCAACAGAAGCAACAGAATCAGCAGCAACAGAAGCAACACatgcagcagatgcagcagcagcagacacagcagcaaaagaagcagcagcacatgcagcagacgcagcagcagcagccagtgtcACAAATGGGGCAAGCGCTGTGTCCCCCAATTTTTTCTGCTGCGCAACCTGTTGCTcttgcttctctcctctccagcaACATGGATGCCTCACTTGCCGTGCAGCGTTCAATGTTTGTTCCCGGCGATCCTCGCTCCCTCATTATTCCTCGAATTCCACCTCAGCCGATCCTGAGCCCGCTGAACTTCATGCGTATGTCACAGATGCCTTCCAGCACTCAGCATCAAGCGAAGAGTCCATTGTCCAAGGGTCAGCCGACACCGGCCATGATGCATGACTATGCAGCGGCTACACCGAAAGTCTTTCCACATACCTGTTCTCTGTGTTACAAAGAATTCACTCATTTGAAG GATTGGATCGCCCACCAGAACACCAGCCTTCACCTTGAGAGCTGCAAACTCCTCCGGGCACA atACCCAGAGTGGGATGGTGAGATAGTACTCGGCCCCAG TGCTGCAGGGAAAGATGCCAAGCCCTCACCCTCAGCTTCTGCCCAGACCGCTCAACATCGTCACCAGAAAACCAGGCATGGGAGCCGCTCCCGTTCCCGCTCCCGTTCCCGCTCACACAGCCCCCGCAGGCACCGCGGCTCGGAGAGTCGAAGGGAGAAACGCAGCCGATCACGATCACCTCACAGCTCCAGATACACTCGCGG GTCCCGGTCTCGTTCCCGCTCCCCACGGTATGACCGccattcctcctccctctcgGCCAGCCCCCGGAGGCACCACGGCTCGGAGAGTCGAAGAGAGAAACGCAGCCGATCGCGGTCGCCGCACAGCTCCAGATACACTCGCAG TTCCCGGTCTCGTTCTCGCTCTCCACGGTATGACCGCCCTACCTCCTCCCGCTACCGGTCCCGTTCGAGGAGCTATGAGAGACGAGCCTCACcgaggaggagagatgagaaaCGGTCCTCGTCACAAAGGAGTGAAGAGAGGCGATCCTCTCCGAGAAGGAGCCGTGAAAGGCGATCATCGCCAAGGAGGGGCGACGAGAGACGGTCATCTCCAAGGAGGAGCCGTGAAAGCCGATCGTCCACAGAGGGGTCGTCGCCTCAACGGATGAGGTCGAGCAGCGCAGGGAGACTGGCTAAGAAACTACTGGAAAAATCAG CTGTCCAGTCTCTGCCAAAAGGCTCTGACCTGGAGGCTGTTGTTAAAACTCTGGCTCCTGCCTTACTGGCAGAGCTAGCCAAGATCAAgtcttcctcatcatcatcatcctcttcgTCACCCAAAGGAGGAAAACACCCTcagtcttcttcctcttctgggGGAAAGAGCTCATCCTCTGCTGCCCCTTCgtcatcgtcctcctcctcaggaGCAAAGAAGAAGGAGTCGACCACCGGGTCCTTTAAAGCAAAGCCCAGTCCGCAGAAGAGCAAGGCAAGTGCTTCCCCCAAG GTGGCTAAATCGTCTCCTCCAACCATGGTGAAGCTCGAAGGGATTCGCAGTTCTCTCTCGCACAATGATGTGGTGGCTGTTGTGGAGcagtttggaaaaacaaaatcagtcgTCCTGTTTCGGTCCAAACTGGAG GCAATCGTGTGTTTCGAGAAGGAGGAAGACGCCAAGAAGCTGAAGAGCGTAAAGAGCTTCGACATGAAAGGAATGCCAGTCACTGTTGTCCGGGAAAAG GATGCTGATTCTAAGGAGCAAAAGAAGAGTCCTCAGAA AAAACCTGCCAGTTCTGAAGTATCCACACCTCAAACAGCTAAATCCACAACCGCCGCCGCCACCCCCAAAACGGATCCTCTCCCTGCAGCTTTATCTTCATCCTCAAAAAACActtccaaaaaaaacacaacaggcaaACAGGCAAAAACTGCCGCGAAAGGCTCAGGTAAAGGCTCAACAGGTGTCACTAAAGGAAAAGCCAAAATGGTCAAATCTAAGGAGCAGCAGAAAGAGACAGCCAAGGTTGATAACTCAGAAAACACAACTGTTGCTGAACCAACTAAAGGCTCAGAAATGGGCACTGATGCTCAGAAACCCAAAACAGCAGTGGACAATTTAGCTGCAGCAGAAGCTGTGAcagaagaaaagggagaggaaaCAGCTGCCATAAATGTTCCAGAGACTTCAGAGTCTAAAGAACTGGGATCAAAGGCTCAGGAATCGGCGGCGGTGCCAGAAGACACAGCCACGGTTgtggaaacaggaaatgcagcGGTTTCTGCTGAAGTTGATGTTGAGGCAAACGAGGCCAAAGATGCTGAACCAATGGAGGCTGGGGAAGTTGAAGCTGAAGTGAAACAGCCCATGGAAGTTGAAAGTGGTGCTGAGGGTGAGCCGACACAGGCTGTACCAGACAAACCCAGTGAGAGTCAACCACCAACCAGTTCACATGAGACTGTTCAGAACGCAGAAGCAGTTCCTCGACCTTTAGACACGGATACTAAGAGCCCACAGAATCCCATTAAAACGCCTGAAACCTCTGTTAAAGCTTCAGTGCAGGTCCAGCACAGCACCCAGCCAGAGCCAGAGTCCACCGCACAAGGGCTGGAGACCAAGAGAGACTCTTCTCAAgtccagcagcaggcagcatcCAGGTCAGCCGCAGCTGCTTTACAGACCGAGCTAACAGTCAAAGGGATggagaaaataatacaaaaaggAGATCCTGTGTCTGACGTGAAGACCCAGAGGAATCCAGCATCAGCCGAAGACACCTCCAGCGCTGTCGGCAGTGTTTCAGCTGTGTCGCCTGAAGTGCCTGCATCTACCAAAACTAAGCAGACAGCTGTAGCAGCGAGCGAACAGCAGCCGGCAGCAGCCACGTCCTCTTCAGCTACGGCTGCCGATCTGACTGTTGGGGAGATGGTAGAAAAGCACCTGCATCCAAATAGTATCA cGTGCCTCAAGTCAGAAACCTGCTTCTTACCAAAA TTTATGGCGCTTGGTAAGAAGCAGCTGATAATAACCAACCTGCCGAAGTATCAGGATGGCCTCTACACAGAGGAAGATCTCGCCAAACTGTTCATTCCATTTGGATTTAGATATCGGAATGACTTGCTTGACTTTATCTTTGTCGTTCCTCAGGCACGCATG GCCTTCGTTGTGATGCCGACAGTGATGGATGTGCAGAACATAATGCGAGACGTCAGAAAGAAGCGCTTTATTCTCAAAAAGTCTCGACTGAGGTTACGTGTGGTGGACAGCGGAGTAACCATGTCACCG CTTGGGTTTTATAAATCACTGATGAAGCGGATGAGTTCT CCTGTGGTTGATGATGGAGAGAGAACAATCTTCATCAAGAACATTTCACCAGGCGAGGCCAGAGACCTCAGGGAGAATTTGAGAAAAATCGAATTTGTCAGAAACTACCTGCCTCTCCTCAACAAG GTATACATCGAGTTTGAGTCCATTCGTGATGCTGATAGGCTCGGAGTTTGGTACAGCCTCCTCAATCGGGCCCCGGGTCACAGCGTCTACAGGCTGAAAACACCACACAGCGGCTGTACATCACTAC CACCAAGACTTCCCGCAAACGCTATGCCGGACAGCAAGGATGCTGTTGCCGGGGCAACCGTCCCGTCAACAGAGTTTGGCGTTCCAGAGGGCAGCGTGTCACCGTTTTGGGTCATGATGACAGCTGTTCCCTTTGTGTTCCCCACCATGTCTCCTTGGTTCAGGATCCCAG AATATCTGACAGTCAGAGGACATGACGACATTGCG AGGGCCAGCCGCCAGGGTTCGGAGTTCCACACAGTCATGTTAACTGGTTTGCCAGAAGGAAACTACAGACACGAGGACGTTGCCAGGCTCGTCTGGACCTATTTCCCCAAACAAAACCTTCACTCCCTGTACTACAACGTGACAGTCCTCACGCTgcagaggagg GCTTTCGTGCATTTCAGCGACTGGGCTGCGTGCTGCAGTTTTGCCCAAGATCACATCAGAAATCCAGTTTCTGTCAGAGGCTCCATACTCAAGCTCCACTTCGTCTTACAGCACATGTATCCTGAATCGAGAGAG GAGCTCATGTATAAAACTCTGATGAAATGGAGCAACGCT CGTGTTCCAGATGTAGAGTCTCTCGAGGAGCGTTTGCTCTGTGTTGAGATCTCCGGGACAACTGTGGACGTCGTCAAGATGGTCATGGAAGTGGTGGCGTCCATTGCGCCTTTTGTCAGCTTCCTGCCGCTCGCCAACAGG ATATGTGTGGAGATGGCTGATTCCAGCGGTGTAACACAGGTGGTGGAGAACTACAACACCTTCTCACCGGGCTCTTTATCGAAGCGCACAACTTG GAGTAAAGTTCAGCGTTTCGAGTC tttgaaGAGCCTGAAAAAGCGTCTTGAGGACTCCAGTGAGACGACGATAAACCTCGAACTGGGCACTGTCGATGCTGAAGTCATTTCTGAACCGGTCACAGCAGGACCGAGTGCCGACGTAACaatgaaggaggaggacaaCGAGAAGATGAGAGCTGAGATAGCCATGGACTCCACCATTGCTCCTAAGGCAAATGAGGATGTAGAGAAAGCAGGAGTGAACAGGGAGCAGGGGCCACCAACAATTCTAAAGAATACTGCTGATGGAAACAGCGTCCCTGCTGCTTCCAGCCTCACACTCTCAGCCACAAGTCAGGTCAAGTCCGACGACAACGCCGCTGAACTTGTTCGCATTGACGAGGACGTATTCAGGGTCCTTACAGCTGCAGTCCGCCAGCACAGACTTACCAGAGAAAGCAGGACATgcagtgaggagaaagag AGCCCCAGCACAAGCAACACAAGCTCCAGAGGTGTCAGTTATAGAGAGACACCACAAACAAAG AGATTGATTCCGTCTTTGTTCTCGATCCAGGATCAGGATGATTTTACAGATGACACCGTTTCGTCAGACGCCTACCTTTTTGATGAGCACAATTTCAACATGGAGGACTTTGTCACCATTGATGAAGTTGGCGACGACGTGGGAGACAGAAGCCCTGACCACCAGAGCTCCTCATCGTCTGAGCAGTcctccagagagaaaaaagaaaggcaacGCTCAGATTCATCGTCCTCTGCCAAACAGACCTCAACAAGGTCCTTGAAAGACTCTAAAAGCTCGTCcttttcctcatcctcctcattcAAGTCAACTAAAGACTCAGTGAAGAGCAGCTCATCTTCTAAATCGACCTCTGTGTCAACAAAACAGCCGAAGGACTCATCTGTGGCTCCCAAATCCCTTCCCAAATCGTCATCCTCTGCCAGTGTCAGGAAgccctctgcttcctcttcttcagtgTCTCCAGAAACCTCTACCTCCCCTcatcaaaaaacacaacagagcaaGACAAAACCTCCAGCTAGAGCATCCAGTGCTTCATCCTCGAGTTGCAGGACCCGATCGTCCTCCACTGCGCGTGAAAGGGAAAAGatggcatcagcagcagctgtagagtCGTCTCATCCTCAGCCACATGGAGAAGAAGCAAAAGCCTCGGAGAGCGCAGTGGCAGAGTCTGGCCACAGAGTGTCAGCAGAGGGAATCGCTGTAAAAACTGGTGAGTCAGagacaaaaatagaaacatcATCAGAGATGCATCCACCTGCACAAGCCCAGAGTCTGGAGATTGATTTTAAGGACAACGCCCTCGAAGACCTAGAGACAAGcaaagagggaagaaaggacGATGTTGACAAGCATGATGATGCTGAAAATTTCCAGATCATTGATTCACTTGATGACCAGTCAGATGAACATATGGACGATGGAAACCAAGCAGGCAGCTCTGAAACCCAGTTACCCGAACCGGAGAAAGGCCAGGGTTTGCATGAGGAAACCTTTCAGGTCAACAAGGAAGGTAAAACCTGCCCAGAAGAGTGCAGCAATAAGGAAGTGAGCACTTCTTTGCAGGTGGAAGACAGTGCCACTGACGACCAAGCAGCTGCAGGTCAGGAGGGCGGATCCCTGTCTGAAGATTACGGTAAGGAGGAGGTCAGAGGCAAAAGCATTTCAGCAGAATCCTGCAAAACCTCCACAAATGTTGAAAAAGCTGATGAGCAAATCCTAAATGACGACCGTGATGTTACCGAGCAAGAAACCTTCGAGATATTGGATTCAGTTGACGATCAGATggcaacagaagaagaaaaccaaaaaccCGAAACGCCCGGTGATCAGATGTCTAAAGAAGACATGAGGtgcacagaagaagaggaagatacCTATCAGGTAATCGATTCTGTTGAAGATCAGCCAACAGCCACAGAGTCTGAGGCTGACGACAAGgaaaaaagaaccaaaaaagTGGAGGTGGCTGCTAGAAAAGATGAGCGATCATCGAGGAGGAGTGGCCTCAGGACCAGAGCATCCAAAagtgaagagaaggagaaatcaCCCAAGAAACAGGACAGGGCGTTTAAGAAATACGAAACGCGAACGAAGACGGACGCCACTGCAGGAGTGtctaaaaaagacaaagatctCACTGAGGACATGGTGTATGAAGTAGTAGATTCTATTGAAGATGAACCGGTTCAAGATACAGACGCCACAGAAAAATCTGGTAGGAGGAGGAGTGcaaggggaaagaaagaggataaaatgacactgaaacTCCCTGAAGCATCTGAAAAACCCGGTGGAGACGAGGAGGCTTCATATGAAATTTTAGACTCTGTGGAGGACGAGGCCGTCACAGGAGAACCAACAATTATTACAAGACCTaccagaggaagaggggaaagaCCAACGAAGAAAGATGCTTcaagtgagaaaacaaaaaaagacggCACGCCAACAAGGAGGCACACTCCTGCCAGAGAATCGCcaaagaaagagcagaaagcAGCTCCGAAAGAGAGCACACCAACGAAGAAGAGTGACAGTGTTGTAAGAGAGGTAAGTGAGGACGATGCCACCTATGAAATATTAGACTCTGTGGAAGACGAGGTTGTTAAAGACGACCGGCCTGCcacaggaggaaaaggaaaaaggggaaGACCAAAGAAGACTAAAAAagacacagcaacactgaagaAAGGCGACAAAGATGGACCTGAAAAAGTGGCTCATGAAGAAGACGTGACATATCAGATTCTTGATGCTGTGGAGGACGAGATGGTCGACGATCACCCTCCCACAGGACTGTCAACGAGCGCGAGAAAGGAAAAGCAAGCAAAGAGAAGCGCACCTCTCACAGCATCACCcaaaaatgaggaggaggaggaagaggagcccATGTATCAGATTGTAGATTCTctggaagatgatgaagaggtgTCCAAAAGAGTCATGAAGGAAAGGAGTAAGACAAAAGATGACACTTGTCCAAAAGAGGAGGCACCAGCTCTCAAAGAAGACATACCTGCACACAGCACCGCCAGTGTCGAACCGTCTGAAAGAGCTGGCGATTTAGAGGATGTTGACCCGTCTGCTGAAGAAGAGTCTGGTATGGGAAAGAAGGGAAGATCACCCAAAACAGACGTTAAGAAAGAGTGTAAATCAACTACTAAGCCCCGAAGTGATACTGCGACACCAGCTGGGGTGAAGAATCAAAAGTCACCCAAGAAAAATGACTCAGCGAGCGCTTTGGTGAACCTGGATGAAgtgagcgaggaggaggaggattacCCTGACGACACGGCCGAGGAGGAAGAACTGAGGAAGAGGCAGGCTGCCGCGAAAGAGAAGCAGCTCGCCAAGGAGCGAGAGAaggaacaggaagagaggaggaccagggagagagaagacaggGAGCGAAGAAgccggagcagcagcagcagcagcagcgggggAGGGACAAGGAAGGCGAAGGAGAGGGGAAGGgaaagggaagagaaggaggaggtagACACCAGGGAGATGGTGACTCTGGATGAGGTGGGAGCAGATGATGTTGGAGAGGAAAGAGCTGCACAAGATGGAGAGTGGGATGGGGAGATGACGGAGGGAGAGCTGCAGGCGCTCGTCACTCTGGATGAAATtgtagaagaggaggaggaggggaaggccCGCCCACCCAGCAAGGAGGACGAATCAGTGGACTCCTTAAACCCAGAG aCTTTGGTGACATTAGATGAAGCAGGCGGTGATGATGAAGAGAAGATGGGTGAAAACGAAGCTGAGAAAAGATCTGCCAAACGCAAACACCATGACGACGCAG AGGAGAGTGTGAACTTTGTGACGGTAGACGAGGTGGGAGAGgttgaagaggaggaagaaaaggaagctACTGTGACAAGAGGCCGAGCCAAGAGGAGGACCAGACAGACCCCCg TGAGAAAATCTACCAGAGGGAAAAAGGTTGGGGCAAAAGATGAGAGGGTGGAAGAAAAGGAACCAGCTGTCTTTGATGGGAAACCTCCCGCTTCACTCGATGCCTCGTCATCTTCGGACAAAGATCCATCGACGTTGTCACGTGACATCCAGCGAGAGGTGGAAGGAGCGAGCCGTGCCGACGTGGACGCCACCCCTGCTGGGTCGGACCTGCAGCCGGAGCACCCAGAGAGGCAGAGCCAGGACGGGTgtgtggaggaaggagaagaggacaAGGAAGGATGGAGCAGGGCGGACATTAAAG CTGTGAGTAAAAGGAAGACGGAGCTCGTCGGACCTGAGGCAAAGCGATCTCGTTCTCAGTCTCCTTGTGTTGCTGCCGACTTCAAACTGCCGCCATTCAACCCCAACAACCCCCTCG gTCAGGAGTTTGTGGTCCCCAAATCAGGGTTCTTCTGcaatctgtgctgtgttttctacCTGAACGAGAGCACGGCCAAGGACCTCCACTGCAGCAGCCAGAGACACTACGACAACCTGCAG AAACATTATCAGAAGCTCCAGAAGAAACCGCCAAGAAGTTCAACACACAGTTCTCAAGGCTCCGTTTCTGATTGA